Proteins from a genomic interval of Spea bombifrons isolate aSpeBom1 chromosome 4, aSpeBom1.2.pri, whole genome shotgun sequence:
- the LOC128492728 gene encoding protein N-lysine methyltransferase METTL21A-like, whose amino-acid sequence MALVPYEESGVHGLKKFHNSEATYHFANHSVRIRQNWKELGVAAVVWDAAVVLCMYLETGAVDLNGRSVIELGAGTGLVGIVAAMLGARVTITDREVALDFLTMNVRENLSSELQDKVSVTPLTWGKSLENFSTFDVIVGADIIYLEETFPELLKTILHLSSEDSLVLLSCRLRYQRDQNFLDMLKQDFVVTEVHYDSNTDVHIFKAHKKTPRNEL is encoded by the exons ATGGCATTGGTTCCTTATGAAGAGAGTGGCGTCCATGGACTGAAGAAGTTTCACAATTCCGAAGCTACGTATCATTTCGCCAATCACTCTGTACGGATCAGGCAAAACTGGAAAGAACTGGGTGTAGCAGCAGTCGTCTGGGATGCC GCGGTCGTTCTTTGCATGTACTTGGAAACAGGTGCCGTCGATCTGAATGGAAGATCAGTGATCGAATTGGGTGCAGGAACAGGTTTAGTTGGAATCGTAGCAGCAATGTTGG GTGCCCGTGTAACAATTACAGACCGTGAGGTGGCCCTGGACTTTCTCACGATGAATGTGAGAGAAAACCTTTCTTCTGAGCTGCAGGACAAAGTATCTGTAACTCCGCTGACCTGGGGGAAATCTCTTGAGAACTTCTCGACATTTGATGTCATAGTGGGAGCTGATATCATTTACCTAGAGGAGACTTTCCCAGAGCTACTGAAAACAATTCTCCACCTCAGCTCGGAGGACTCTTTGGTTCTGTTATCGTGTCGCCTTCGCTACCAGAGGGACCAGAACTTCCTAGATATGCTGAAACAGGATTTTGTAGTAACAGAGGTTCATTATGATAGTAATACCGATGTCCATATATTCAAAGCTCACAAGAAGACTCCACGGAACGAGctttaa